A single region of the Nocardioides ochotonae genome encodes:
- a CDS encoding DUF3093 domain-containing protein codes for MPHLSADVSPSTVAYSERLGVPLRWWAQGFMLTASVWLAVVVALPGELAWLITAVFGLLVAAGFLAYGSARITVANGELRAGRARISAEHLGAATALDPEQTRHTAGRDADARAFLLLRPYLKRSVRVEITDPRDPAPYWLLNTRRPDELARALATLTQAD; via the coding sequence GTGCCGCACCTTTCCGCTGACGTCTCACCCTCCACCGTGGCCTACTCCGAGCGCCTCGGGGTGCCGCTGCGCTGGTGGGCCCAGGGGTTCATGCTCACGGCGAGCGTCTGGCTGGCCGTCGTCGTCGCGCTCCCCGGCGAGCTGGCATGGCTGATCACCGCCGTCTTCGGCCTCCTCGTGGCCGCCGGCTTCCTGGCCTACGGCTCGGCGCGGATCACCGTCGCGAACGGCGAGCTGCGCGCCGGTCGCGCCCGCATCTCCGCGGAGCACCTCGGCGCCGCGACCGCCCTCGACCCCGAGCAGACCCGCCACACGGCCGGCCGGGACGCCGATGCCCGCGCGTTCCTGCTGCTGCGCCCCTACCTGAAGCGCTCGGTGCGCGTCGAGATCACCGATCCCCGCGACCCCGCGCCGTACTGGCTGCTCAACACCCGCCGCCCCGACGAGCTGGCCCGTGCGCTCGCGACGCTGACCCAGGCTGACTGA
- the dut gene encoding dUTP diphosphatase codes for MLRRLDTDLPLPSYAHPGDAGADLLTTVDLRLEPGERALVPTGVALALPEGYVAFVHPRSGLAARHGLSIVNTPGTIDAGYRGEIKVLLINHDPREAIELRRGDRVAQLLIQRVERARFVEVDELPDSVRGEGGYGSTGGFARA; via the coding sequence CTGCTCCGGCGTCTGGACACCGACCTGCCGCTGCCGTCGTACGCCCACCCCGGTGATGCGGGTGCCGACCTGCTGACCACCGTCGACCTGCGCCTGGAGCCGGGCGAGCGGGCGCTGGTGCCGACCGGCGTCGCCCTCGCGCTGCCCGAGGGGTACGTCGCGTTCGTGCACCCGCGCTCCGGTCTGGCGGCGCGTCACGGGCTCTCCATCGTCAACACCCCCGGCACGATCGACGCCGGCTACCGCGGCGAGATCAAGGTGCTGCTGATCAACCACGACCCGCGCGAGGCGATCGAGCTGCGCCGCGGCGACCGGGTCGCGCAGCTGCTCATCCAGCGCGTCGAGCGGGCCCGGTTCGTCGAGGTCGATGAACTACCGGACTCCGTTCGTGGTGAGGGCGGTTACGGTTCTACCGGAGGGTTCGCCCGCGCCTGA
- a CDS encoding DUF3710 domain-containing protein, which translates to MKFRRKSTPDSADISAEETATSAAEPDEGAVAEPAVGPFDADDLPEGGPHHVDLGSLLVPPMPGRDLRLQVNEKTGEVQAVLLAGPDGALEIRAFAAPRNGDLWGEVRPQIAADMTRRGGTATEREGHFGPELVCQMPVRGADGATGTQASRIIGVNGPRWLLRATFMGRPATETEIPQDWIDTVTAIAVRRGDGPMPVGEPLPVVMPESARRVDPPADS; encoded by the coding sequence GTGAAGTTCCGCCGCAAGTCCACCCCGGACTCCGCCGACATCTCGGCCGAGGAGACCGCGACCTCTGCCGCGGAGCCGGACGAGGGGGCCGTCGCCGAACCGGCCGTCGGCCCCTTCGACGCCGACGACCTGCCCGAGGGCGGCCCGCACCACGTCGACCTCGGCTCGCTGCTGGTCCCGCCGATGCCCGGCCGCGACCTGCGCCTGCAGGTGAATGAGAAGACCGGCGAGGTGCAGGCCGTGCTCCTGGCCGGCCCCGACGGCGCCCTGGAGATCCGCGCGTTCGCCGCGCCCCGCAACGGCGACCTGTGGGGCGAGGTGCGCCCCCAGATCGCCGCCGACATGACGCGCCGCGGCGGCACCGCCACCGAGCGCGAGGGCCACTTCGGTCCCGAGCTGGTCTGCCAGATGCCGGTGCGCGGTGCCGACGGTGCCACCGGCACCCAGGCGTCGCGGATCATCGGGGTCAACGGCCCGCGCTGGTTGCTGCGTGCGACCTTCATGGGCCGTCCCGCGACCGAGACCGAGATCCCGCAGGACTGGATCGACACCGTCACCGCGATCGCCGTACGCCGCGGCGACGGCCCGATGCCGGTCGGCGAGCCGCTGCCGGTGGTCATGCCCGAGTCGGCGCGGCGGGTCGACCCGCCGGCCGACTCCTGA
- a CDS encoding OB-fold nucleic acid binding domain-containing protein, translating to MSRLRRTLSRWADTSDQEARDLRETHTGRGLDTIAEAPDRVPVRLRGTLRTVTLRPRGGVPALEAELVDGTGSITVVWLGRRRIAGIKPGTTIQVQARIGHQEGTRIMYNPRYELLP from the coding sequence GTGAGCCGGCTGCGCCGCACCCTGAGCCGCTGGGCCGACACCAGCGACCAGGAGGCCCGCGACCTGCGTGAGACCCACACGGGTCGGGGCCTCGACACGATCGCCGAGGCACCCGACCGGGTGCCGGTCCGCCTGCGCGGCACCCTGCGCACGGTGACGCTGCGCCCGCGCGGCGGCGTACCGGCGCTGGAGGCCGAGCTGGTGGACGGCACGGGATCGATCACCGTCGTGTGGCTCGGCCGGCGTCGGATCGCCGGCATCAAGCCGGGCACCACCATCCAGGTGCAGGCCCGCATCGGCCACCAGGAGGGCACCCGCATCATGTACAACCCGCGTTACGAGCTGCTGCCGTGA
- a CDS encoding DUF3159 domain-containing protein — MSDSPQDRDPADAPSRAVPTVATVEALVRSQMATALGGRRGMVEAGIPGMLFTILWLSTKQLQLALVVSLVAVGAAIVARLVQRSTLQYALNALFAIGIGWLFVRIAASSGGSESDQALAFFLPGILVSLGYTIVMAGSCLAGWPFIGFMLGSVTGDPTAWHDDKQIVRLCNRLTWVFLAPGAIGVLLQGPVWLLGWADVIDVDLAVLLVGTLRLGLGWPLRIASWSAMVWLLARNATPLGDDAEAPAQEA, encoded by the coding sequence GTGAGCGACTCCCCACAGGACCGCGACCCCGCGGATGCGCCGTCGCGCGCGGTGCCCACCGTCGCCACCGTCGAGGCGCTGGTGCGCTCCCAGATGGCCACCGCGCTGGGGGGCCGACGCGGGATGGTCGAGGCCGGCATCCCCGGCATGCTGTTCACGATCCTGTGGCTGAGCACCAAGCAGCTCCAGCTCGCCCTGGTGGTCAGCCTGGTCGCCGTGGGCGCGGCCATCGTGGCCCGGCTGGTGCAGCGCAGCACCCTGCAGTACGCCCTCAACGCGCTGTTCGCGATCGGCATCGGGTGGCTGTTCGTGCGGATCGCCGCGAGCTCGGGCGGCTCGGAGTCCGACCAGGCCCTGGCGTTCTTCCTGCCCGGGATCCTGGTGAGCCTCGGCTACACGATCGTGATGGCCGGCTCCTGCCTCGCCGGCTGGCCCTTCATCGGGTTCATGCTCGGCAGCGTCACCGGCGATCCGACCGCCTGGCACGACGACAAGCAGATCGTGCGGCTGTGCAACCGGCTCACCTGGGTCTTCCTGGCCCCCGGCGCGATCGGCGTGCTGCTCCAGGGACCGGTGTGGCTGCTCGGCTGGGCGGACGTGATCGACGTCGACCTCGCGGTGCTGCTCGTCGGCACCTTGCGCCTGGGACTGGGCTGGCCGCTGCGGATCGCCTCGTGGAGCGCGATGGTGTGGCTGCTGGCCCGCAACGCCACGCCGCTCGGCGACGACGCCGAGGCGCCCGCGCAGGAGGCCTGA
- a CDS encoding potassium channel family protein yields MRVAIAGAGAVGRSIARELIHNGHQVLLIDKKADSIKPERVPDAEWLLADCCELSSLEEARLDRCDVVIAATGDDKANLVTSLLAKTEFGVPRTVGRVNHPNNEWLFTEAWGVDVNVSTPRIMSALVEEAVTVGDLVRLFTFRQGNSNLVEMTLPADSPYVGKPAGLIPLPENCALVTILRDGQVYAPDAEQPIESGDELLFVVPDEREDELERLLAPRHHGG; encoded by the coding sequence ATGCGTGTCGCCATCGCCGGAGCCGGCGCCGTCGGGCGTTCGATCGCCCGCGAGCTGATCCACAACGGACACCAGGTCCTGCTCATCGACAAGAAGGCCGACTCGATCAAGCCCGAGCGCGTCCCGGACGCCGAGTGGCTGCTGGCCGACTGCTGCGAGCTCTCCTCGCTGGAGGAGGCGCGCCTGGACCGCTGCGACGTGGTCATCGCCGCCACCGGCGACGACAAGGCCAACCTGGTCACCTCGCTGCTCGCGAAGACCGAGTTCGGGGTCCCCCGCACCGTCGGGCGGGTGAACCACCCCAACAACGAGTGGCTGTTCACCGAGGCGTGGGGCGTCGACGTCAACGTCTCCACCCCGCGCATCATGTCCGCGCTCGTGGAGGAGGCCGTCACCGTCGGCGACCTGGTGCGGCTGTTCACCTTCCGCCAGGGCAACTCCAACCTGGTCGAGATGACGCTGCCCGCGGACTCGCCGTACGTCGGCAAGCCGGCGGGGCTGATCCCGCTGCCGGAGAACTGCGCGCTGGTGACCATCCTGCGCGACGGGCAGGTGTACGCCCCGGACGCGGAGCAGCCGATCGAGTCCGGCGACGAGCTGCTCTTCGTGGTGCCCGACGAGCGCGAGGACGAGCTCGAGCGGCTGCTTGCCCCGCGCCACCACGGCGGCTGA
- a CDS encoding potassium channel family protein, whose protein sequence is MHVVIMGCGRVGSTLARSLEDRNHTVSVIDSEPDAFRRLGPGFNGDKVTGYGFDQQVLERAGIRRADAFAAVSSGDNSNIIAARVARETFGIQQVVARIYDPGRAEVYQRLGITTVATVKWTADQVLRRLLPAGAEPNFRDPSGTIRLDQVPVPEKWVGQRTIDFQTQTRSRIAWIDRLGEGMLPNRETVIQEGDLIHLVMREDGAPHAFKVIDRGPEES, encoded by the coding sequence GTGCATGTCGTGATCATGGGCTGCGGCCGCGTCGGTTCGACGCTCGCGCGCAGCCTCGAGGACCGCAACCACACGGTGTCGGTCATCGACAGCGAGCCCGACGCCTTCCGCCGGCTGGGCCCGGGCTTCAACGGCGACAAGGTCACCGGCTACGGCTTCGACCAGCAGGTCCTCGAGCGGGCCGGGATCCGGCGCGCCGACGCCTTCGCCGCGGTCTCCAGCGGCGACAACTCCAACATCATCGCCGCGCGCGTCGCCCGCGAGACGTTCGGCATCCAGCAGGTCGTCGCGCGCATCTACGACCCCGGGCGCGCGGAGGTCTACCAGCGCCTCGGCATCACCACGGTCGCCACGGTGAAGTGGACGGCCGACCAGGTGCTGCGCCGGCTGCTGCCCGCGGGCGCCGAGCCCAACTTCCGTGACCCCTCCGGCACCATACGGCTCGACCAGGTCCCGGTCCCCGAGAAGTGGGTCGGGCAGCGCACCATCGACTTCCAGACCCAGACCCGCAGCCGGATCGCCTGGATCGACCGGCTCGGCGAGGGCATGCTCCCCAACCGCGAGACGGTGATCCAGGAGGGCGACCTGATCCACCTCGTGATGCGCGAGGACGGCGCCCCGCACGCCTTCAAGGTCATCGACCGCGGACCCGAGGAGAGCTGA